Proteins encoded by one window of Actinocorallia herbida:
- the cydB gene encoding cytochrome d ubiquinol oxidase subunit II, with protein sequence MHLYDLWFIAIAVLWIGYFFLEGFDFGVGVLTRFLARDERERRVMINTIGPVWDGNEVWFITAGGATFAAFPEWYATLFSGFYIPLLIILVALIFRAIAFDYRGKGHTDRWRANWDRAIFWGSLVPAFLWGVAFANIVRGVKLNENHDYVGSFWDLLNPYALLGGVVTLVLFTFHGAVFTALKTDGEIRARANRFSIGIGVAALVLAGVFLLWTLLHRSDGWTVVAAVLAAVFLAAAILVSLRVREGWAFLLSGLAIVFAVATLFLSLYPYVMPSTIAEASNSLTVQNASSTAKTLGIMTWVAGIFLPIVLIYQGWTYWVFRKRIHVDQIPAAEPATHPATS encoded by the coding sequence ATGCATCTGTACGACCTCTGGTTCATCGCCATCGCGGTGCTGTGGATCGGTTACTTCTTCCTGGAGGGGTTCGACTTCGGGGTCGGCGTCCTCACCAGGTTCCTCGCGCGCGACGAGCGGGAGCGCCGCGTGATGATCAACACGATCGGGCCCGTCTGGGACGGGAACGAGGTCTGGTTCATCACCGCGGGCGGCGCGACCTTCGCGGCGTTCCCCGAGTGGTACGCGACGCTGTTCAGCGGCTTCTACATTCCGCTGCTGATCATCCTCGTCGCGCTCATCTTCCGCGCCATCGCCTTCGACTACCGCGGCAAGGGGCACACCGACCGGTGGCGCGCCAACTGGGACCGGGCCATCTTCTGGGGCTCGCTCGTCCCGGCCTTCCTGTGGGGCGTGGCGTTCGCCAACATCGTGCGCGGCGTGAAGCTCAACGAGAACCACGACTACGTCGGGTCCTTCTGGGACCTGCTCAACCCGTACGCGCTGCTCGGCGGCGTCGTCACCCTCGTGCTGTTCACCTTCCACGGGGCGGTCTTCACCGCGCTGAAGACCGATGGCGAGATCCGGGCGCGCGCCAACCGGTTCTCCATCGGCATCGGCGTGGCGGCCCTCGTCCTGGCCGGGGTCTTCCTGCTGTGGACCCTGCTGCACCGCTCCGACGGCTGGACCGTCGTCGCCGCGGTCCTCGCCGCGGTGTTCCTCGCCGCGGCGATCCTCGTGTCGCTGCGGGTCCGCGAGGGCTGGGCGTTCCTGCTCTCGGGCCTCGCGATCGTCTTCGCGGTGGCGACGCTGTTCCTGTCGCTCTACCCGTACGTGATGCCCTCGACGATCGCGGAGGCGTCCAACAGCCTGACGGTGCAGAACGCCTCGTCCACGGCCAAGACGCTCGGCATCATGACGTGGGTCGCGGGCATCTTCCTGCCCATCGTGCTCATCTACCAGGGCTGGACGTACTGGGTGTTCCGCAAGCGCATCCACGTCGACCAGATCCCGGCTGCCGAACCCGCGACGCACCCGGCGACGTCATGA
- a CDS encoding HD-GYP domain-containing protein, with translation MPVAGLPLAAWTYVGTVVALAATLVATASYTDVRWTTLAAMAVLFLICDSVPALLSLERARVSLSFSACLASVVLLGPAGAGLVGACALFTWQRAALVKRVYNGAQFALCGFVAGFVFDALSPGPDTETADQILPFAVSLLVYVTCNLTLVWGILLLTKSATVRELRAETRLLAPGLLGYGSFGLLIAELYTTIGAFAAVLVLLPLLVARWAFAQALAQQRAHEATLATLCQAVETKDYYTRGHSERVSRGSVMIAEEIGMSRARVDAIRFAGMLHDVGKLGVPTKVLQKEGPLSEEEFAAIQLHPMRGLEIISEIGFLDEALAGIMHHHEKLNGRGYPNGLAGDEIPEFARIIGVADAFDAMTSTRSYRPAKSLADGVAELERCSGVDFDPEMVTAFLRALDKAGWVSPDQIVPPAEAQTTRQDHDDPSTPIQVSGEGAW, from the coding sequence TTGCCGGTCGCAGGTCTTCCCCTCGCTGCCTGGACGTACGTGGGCACCGTGGTCGCGCTCGCCGCGACCCTCGTGGCCACCGCGTCCTACACCGACGTCCGATGGACGACGCTGGCGGCGATGGCGGTCCTCTTCCTGATCTGCGACTCCGTGCCCGCACTGCTCAGTCTGGAGCGGGCACGGGTCTCCCTCAGTTTCTCCGCCTGCCTCGCCTCGGTCGTGCTGCTCGGCCCGGCCGGCGCGGGGCTGGTCGGCGCCTGCGCGCTGTTCACGTGGCAGCGGGCCGCGCTCGTCAAGCGGGTCTACAACGGCGCGCAGTTCGCGCTGTGCGGATTCGTCGCCGGGTTCGTCTTCGACGCGCTCAGCCCGGGCCCGGACACCGAGACCGCCGACCAGATCCTGCCGTTCGCCGTCTCGCTGCTCGTCTACGTCACCTGCAACCTGACGCTGGTGTGGGGCATCCTGCTGCTCACCAAGTCCGCGACCGTCCGGGAGCTGCGCGCCGAGACCCGGCTGCTCGCGCCCGGCCTGCTCGGATACGGCTCGTTCGGGCTGCTCATCGCCGAGCTCTACACCACGATCGGGGCGTTCGCCGCGGTGCTGGTGCTGCTGCCGCTGCTGGTCGCGCGGTGGGCGTTCGCGCAGGCCCTCGCCCAGCAGCGCGCGCACGAGGCGACCCTCGCCACGCTGTGCCAGGCGGTGGAGACCAAGGACTACTACACCCGCGGCCACAGCGAGCGGGTGTCGCGCGGCTCGGTGATGATCGCCGAGGAGATCGGGATGAGCCGGGCCAGGGTCGACGCGATCAGGTTCGCCGGGATGCTGCACGACGTCGGCAAGCTCGGCGTGCCGACGAAGGTCCTCCAGAAGGAGGGGCCGCTGAGCGAAGAGGAGTTCGCCGCCATTCAGCTCCACCCGATGCGCGGGCTGGAGATCATCAGCGAGATCGGCTTCCTCGACGAGGCCCTGGCGGGGATCATGCACCACCACGAGAAGCTCAACGGGCGCGGCTACCCGAACGGCCTGGCCGGGGACGAGATCCCCGAGTTCGCCCGCATCATCGGGGTCGCCGACGCCTTCGACGCGATGACGTCCACCCGGTCCTACCGGCCCGCCAAGTCCCTCGCCGACGGGGTCGCGGAATTGGAGCGGTGTAGCGGCGTCGATTTCGACCCCGAGATGGTCACGGCGTTCCTGCGCGCGCTGGACAAGGCCGGGTGGGTCTCCCCCGACCAGATCGTCCCGCCCGCCGAGGCGCAGACGACCCGGCAGGACCACGACGACCCCAGCACGCCGATCCAGGTCTCCGGGGAGGGCGCGTGGTAG
- the cydC gene encoding thiol reductant ABC exporter subunit CydC, producing MTTARTDTARTDTVRSRLTLGAGLGAGALICGIGLMATSGWLISRAEQQPPVLYLMVAITSVRAFGVGRGVLRYSERLASHDAALRLLTRTRVAVFDRLADLAPGRLGASRTLGLVVSGVDGVADRWLRGRIPMFSAAAAGLAALVLQTWLLPRAGLVLLAALALGGVAAPLVAAAATRRAAVREARGRDRMSEVATRTLHGLPELVAYGAVPERLAELEEADADLNRASGRSAWSLGVADGMTVLSCGAAVFGALALAVPAARAGTLDPLLVAVLTLTPLAAFEAISALSASAQQLLRSRAEDTILARVLEAEPPVRDPETPAPLPKGVAVRVRDLRVRWADADHDALAGLDLDLPPGRKVAVFGASGAGKSTLAAALLRFTGYEGSITLDGVELADLAGDDVRRVIGLCAQDAHVFDTTVAQNVRLARPGSSDAEVAAVLRRAGLDLPLDRRVGEHGAAVSGGERQRIALARALLADFPVLILDEPDAHLDEDTADKVLTDLLNAAGDRTVLLITHRPGAPGADPVLRHVDEVVTLTAPEPEPADPVGAAA from the coding sequence GTGACCACCGCGCGAACGGACACCGCACGAACGGACACCGTGCGGTCCCGGCTCACCCTGGGCGCCGGCCTGGGCGCCGGCGCCCTCATCTGCGGGATCGGCCTCATGGCCACCTCCGGCTGGCTGATCTCGCGGGCCGAGCAGCAGCCGCCCGTGCTCTACCTGATGGTCGCCATCACCTCGGTCCGCGCCTTCGGCGTCGGCCGCGGCGTCCTGCGTTACAGCGAGCGGCTCGCCTCCCACGACGCGGCGCTGCGGCTGCTCACCCGCACCCGCGTCGCGGTCTTCGACCGGCTCGCCGACCTCGCCCCCGGGCGGCTCGGCGCCTCCCGCACCCTCGGCCTCGTCGTCTCCGGGGTCGACGGGGTCGCCGACCGGTGGCTGCGCGGCAGGATCCCGATGTTCTCCGCGGCCGCGGCGGGCCTCGCCGCCCTGGTGCTCCAGACCTGGCTGCTGCCCCGGGCCGGGCTCGTCCTGCTGGCCGCGCTCGCCCTCGGCGGCGTCGCCGCCCCGCTCGTCGCGGCGGCCGCCACCCGGCGGGCCGCGGTCCGCGAGGCGCGCGGCCGGGACCGCATGTCCGAGGTCGCCACCCGCACCCTGCACGGGCTGCCTGAACTCGTCGCCTACGGGGCGGTGCCCGAGCGGCTCGCGGAGCTGGAGGAGGCCGACGCGGACCTGAACCGGGCGAGCGGCAGATCGGCCTGGTCCCTCGGCGTCGCCGACGGCATGACCGTCCTGTCCTGCGGGGCAGCGGTCTTCGGCGCGCTGGCCCTGGCCGTCCCGGCGGCCCGCGCGGGCACCCTCGACCCGTTGCTCGTCGCGGTGCTCACGCTCACCCCGCTGGCCGCCTTCGAGGCGATCTCGGCGCTGTCGGCCTCGGCCCAGCAACTGCTGCGCTCCCGCGCCGAGGACACGATCCTCGCCCGCGTCCTGGAGGCCGAGCCGCCGGTGCGCGACCCCGAGACCCCCGCGCCCCTCCCGAAGGGCGTCGCGGTGCGCGTCCGGGACCTGCGGGTGCGCTGGGCGGACGCCGACCACGACGCCCTCGCCGGGCTGGACCTCGATCTCCCTCCCGGAAGGAAGGTCGCCGTCTTCGGCGCGAGCGGCGCGGGCAAGTCCACCCTCGCCGCGGCACTCCTGCGCTTCACCGGGTACGAGGGGTCGATCACCCTCGACGGGGTCGAACTCGCCGACCTCGCGGGCGACGACGTCCGGCGCGTCATCGGCCTGTGCGCCCAGGACGCCCACGTCTTCGACACCACGGTCGCCCAGAACGTCAGGCTGGCCAGGCCCGGGTCGTCGGACGCCGAGGTCGCCGCGGTGCTCCGCCGCGCGGGCCTCGACCTGCCGCTCGACCGCCGGGTCGGGGAGCACGGCGCCGCGGTCTCCGGCGGGGAGCGCCAGCGCATCGCCCTGGCCCGCGCCCTGCTCGCCGACTTCCCCGTCCTCATCCTCGACGAGCCCGACGCCCACCTGGACGAGGACACCGCCGACAAGGTGCTCACCGACCTGCTCAACGCCGCGGGCGACCGGACCGTCCTGCTCATCACCCACCGGCCCGGCGCGCCCGGCGCGGATCCGGTGCTGCGCCACGTCGACGAGGTCGTCACCCTCACCGCGCCCGAGCCGGAACCCGCCGATCCTGTCGGCGCCGCTGCGTAG
- a CDS encoding helix-turn-helix domain-containing protein, which produces MSRMVAFRFTLEPSGEQEALLRTAAGASRAAYNMLLSLVKDRVTARQSDPGVVVPWSAFDLINAVNAWKRQVLDAAGASWHRTIPAVVFEEAAVDLARGLAAFTESRSGE; this is translated from the coding sequence ATGTCGCGGATGGTGGCGTTCCGGTTCACACTGGAGCCTTCTGGAGAGCAGGAGGCTCTGTTGCGCACGGCCGCGGGGGCCTCCCGCGCCGCTTACAACATGCTGCTCTCGTTGGTGAAGGACCGCGTGACCGCCAGGCAGAGTGACCCCGGTGTCGTGGTGCCGTGGTCGGCGTTCGATCTGATCAACGCGGTGAACGCGTGGAAACGCCAGGTGCTGGACGCCGCCGGAGCATCGTGGCACCGGACGATCCCTGCCGTGGTGTTCGAGGAGGCAGCGGTCGATCTCGCCCGGGGACTGGCGGCGTTCACCGAATCCCGATCCGGCGAGTAG
- a CDS encoding RNA-guided endonuclease InsQ/TnpB family protein — protein MFKKKNRTPYAFRVRAQKGSVRLGAPGRPRTVRIPKVGVVRVREDTRGLRRMLRPCSDGTTRARITAVTVRTHRGRWIASITVQAADLHPSLRHPSSSPRGAGDTADWVGIDRGLIDLVVAATGDGRPVARVSAGRTYQRRQDGLAARQRRLTREQSGSKRRARAVEQVREFQARTAAIREHRLHQVTNLLVKNHDRLVIENLHVVGMLADHRLAKALTDASFGNLARMLTYESEWRGGVLVEADRWFPSSKICSACGHRANRLGLAERTYRCGECGLHIDRDLNAAINLAAQGPHLLRTPHRTSGPNPGPRTRKQRAGSPTRAQVPERRRPRPTGGAAAKGPSTARTGLPT, from the coding sequence GTGTTCAAGAAGAAGAACCGCACCCCCTACGCGTTCCGGGTCCGCGCCCAGAAAGGCAGCGTCCGCCTCGGCGCCCCTGGCCGCCCTCGGACCGTCAGGATTCCGAAGGTCGGTGTGGTGCGGGTACGGGAGGACACCCGCGGGCTGCGCAGGATGCTGCGTCCTTGTTCGGATGGCACCACCAGAGCCAGGATCACCGCCGTCACAGTCCGCACGCATCGAGGCAGGTGGATCGCCTCGATCACCGTGCAGGCCGCCGACCTGCACCCCTCCCTCCGGCACCCGAGCTCTTCCCCGCGAGGCGCAGGTGATACCGCCGACTGGGTCGGCATCGACCGGGGCCTGATCGATCTGGTCGTGGCCGCCACCGGCGACGGCAGGCCAGTCGCCCGGGTCTCGGCGGGCCGCACCTACCAGCGCCGCCAGGACGGTTTGGCCGCCCGGCAGCGCCGCCTGACCCGCGAACAGTCCGGCTCCAAGCGCCGCGCGCGGGCTGTCGAGCAAGTGCGGGAGTTTCAAGCGCGCACGGCGGCGATCCGGGAACACCGACTGCATCAGGTGACGAACCTGCTGGTCAAGAACCACGACCGGCTGGTGATCGAAAATCTGCACGTCGTCGGGATGCTCGCCGACCACCGCCTTGCGAAAGCCCTGACCGACGCGTCGTTCGGGAACCTTGCCCGAATGCTCACGTACGAGAGCGAGTGGCGCGGCGGCGTACTCGTCGAGGCCGACCGGTGGTTCCCCTCCAGCAAAATCTGCTCGGCCTGCGGGCACCGTGCCAACAGGCTCGGCCTGGCCGAGCGGACCTACCGATGCGGCGAATGCGGCCTGCACATCGACCGGGATCTGAACGCCGCGATCAACCTCGCCGCACAAGGACCACACCTCCTTCGCACTCCACATCGAACGTCCGGGCCGAATCCCGGGCCCCGGACCCGCAAGCAGCGGGCCGGGTCACCAACGCGCGCCCAGGTCCCGGAGCGCCGCCGGCCCCGCCCCACGGGTGGGGCCGCCGCCAAGGGACCGTCCACGGCGCGAACCGGACTCCCCACCTGA
- a CDS encoding HD domain-containing protein, which yields MVAGSRLQATREKSAWQHLDSAQLVVMGAAAALVVAALAWLAANGGVDDLEPAIIFGVLIALGELFRMNMPGGREVAPISRAGALAYGMLLSVGGEPVVHSPFQVVAVTACGMAAGTLPHVAVNRSPKIDAMARRLVAAAVVAILFRPLTDVLFTGEPLTHREWLTALGLMTAISAAAALADMTVAALIRSEAVRARFGIAFVDEFRASALLCAASSATGMLIAVATSVMGLAALLLFTAPILTTQFAFRRYAAVRTTYLQTVRALSRVTEVGGYVEAEHSLRVSKLSVAMGRELGMAEAELLELEYAALMHDIGQLSLPDPIPGGATVLAAPEDQRRIADLGAGVIEQTGVLDMVARIVRAQCDPYRDPAGVRPGPPLASRIIKAANAYDDLMGDSRDRDRAAAVLDRLRADSAFQYDPAVVEALARVLDRRVLR from the coding sequence GTGGTAGCGGGCAGCAGGCTCCAGGCGACCCGGGAGAAGTCCGCCTGGCAGCATCTCGACTCGGCCCAGCTCGTCGTCATGGGCGCGGCCGCCGCGCTGGTCGTCGCCGCGCTGGCGTGGCTCGCCGCCAACGGCGGGGTCGACGACCTGGAGCCCGCCATCATCTTCGGCGTGCTCATCGCGCTCGGCGAGCTGTTCCGGATGAACATGCCGGGCGGCCGGGAGGTCGCCCCGATCAGCCGGGCGGGCGCGCTGGCGTACGGGATGCTGCTGAGCGTGGGCGGGGAGCCCGTCGTGCACTCTCCGTTCCAGGTCGTCGCGGTGACGGCGTGCGGCATGGCCGCGGGAACGCTCCCGCACGTCGCGGTGAACCGCTCGCCGAAGATCGACGCGATGGCGCGGCGGCTGGTGGCCGCCGCGGTCGTGGCGATCCTCTTCCGGCCGCTCACCGACGTGCTGTTCACCGGCGAGCCGCTGACCCACCGCGAGTGGCTGACGGCGCTCGGGCTGATGACCGCGATCTCGGCGGCGGCGGCGCTGGCGGACATGACGGTGGCCGCGCTCATCCGGTCCGAGGCGGTGCGGGCCAGGTTCGGCATCGCGTTCGTCGACGAGTTCCGCGCGAGCGCGCTGCTGTGCGCGGCGTCGTCGGCGACGGGCATGCTCATCGCGGTCGCGACCTCGGTGATGGGGCTCGCGGCGCTGCTGCTGTTCACCGCGCCGATCCTCACCACCCAGTTCGCGTTCCGCCGCTACGCCGCGGTACGCACCACCTACCTCCAGACCGTCCGGGCGCTCTCGCGGGTGACGGAGGTCGGCGGCTACGTCGAGGCCGAGCACTCGCTGCGGGTGAGCAAGCTGTCGGTGGCGATGGGCCGGGAGCTCGGCATGGCCGAGGCGGAGCTGCTGGAGCTGGAGTACGCGGCGCTCATGCACGACATCGGGCAGCTGTCCCTGCCCGACCCGATCCCCGGCGGCGCGACGGTGCTCGCCGCGCCGGAGGACCAGCGCCGGATCGCCGACCTCGGCGCGGGCGTCATCGAGCAGACCGGCGTGCTGGACATGGTCGCCCGGATCGTCCGCGCCCAGTGCGACCCGTACCGGGACCCCGCGGGGGTCCGGCCGGGGCCGCCCCTGGCGAGCCGGATCATCAAGGCCGCCAACGCCTACGACGACCTCATGGGCGACTCCCGCGACCGGGACCGGGCGGCCGCGGTGCTGGACAGGCTGCGCGCCGACTCGGCGTTCCAGTACGACCCGGCCGTCGTCGAGGCGCTGGCGCGGGTGCTGGACCGCAGGGTCCTGCGCTGA
- a CDS encoding SOS response-associated peptidase: MCGRYATARARQELLDEFRIEVDETVADDGRDLLQPDYNAAPTKDVPAVLVRPPHGHGHGGQGPGAQDTPEEALRTLRMVRWGLVPSWAKDPGIGNRMINARVETLAEKPAYRRAFARRRCLLPADGYYEWYKGEDGKKQPFFIRPDDGGVLPMAGLYELWKSPEGEWLFTCTVITAQAADELGHIHDRMPMTVTDPDAWLDPARTDTAAAGRLLVPAMSRRLEAYPVGKEVGNVRSSGPQLIRPIAEPGVPAGDASDDPDPAEGDTLF, from the coding sequence ATGTGCGGGCGATACGCGACGGCGCGGGCGCGCCAGGAACTCCTGGACGAGTTCCGGATCGAGGTCGACGAGACCGTGGCCGACGACGGCAGGGACCTCCTCCAGCCGGACTACAACGCGGCCCCGACCAAGGACGTCCCGGCCGTCCTGGTCCGTCCACCGCACGGCCACGGCCACGGCGGCCAAGGTCCGGGCGCTCAGGACACCCCCGAAGAGGCCCTGCGCACCCTGCGCATGGTCAGGTGGGGCCTCGTCCCGTCCTGGGCGAAGGATCCCGGGATCGGCAACCGGATGATCAACGCGAGGGTCGAGACCCTCGCCGAGAAGCCCGCGTACCGCCGCGCCTTCGCCCGCCGCCGCTGCCTGCTGCCCGCCGACGGCTACTACGAGTGGTACAAGGGCGAGGACGGCAAGAAGCAGCCCTTCTTCATCCGGCCGGACGACGGCGGCGTCCTGCCCATGGCGGGCCTGTACGAGCTGTGGAAGTCCCCTGAGGGCGAGTGGCTGTTCACCTGCACCGTCATCACCGCCCAGGCCGCCGACGAACTCGGCCACATCCACGACCGGATGCCGATGACCGTCACCGACCCCGACGCCTGGCTCGACCCGGCGCGCACCGACACCGCGGCGGCGGGCCGCCTCCTCGTGCCCGCGATGTCACGGAGACTCGAGGCCTACCCCGTCGGCAAGGAGGTCGGCAACGTGCGCAGCAGCGGCCCTCAGCTCATCCGCCCGATCGCCGAACCCGGCGTCCCCGCCGGAGACGCCTCCGACGACCCGGACCCGGCCGAGGGCGACACGCTCTTCTGA
- a CDS encoding NAD-dependent epimerase/dehydratase family protein translates to MRILVTGAAGFIGSHLVDRLLGDGHEVVAVDTLVSGHRANLADSVELHEVDVADPAFTALAVKTEPEAICHLAAQVSVRVSVSDPLLDARTNVLGTINVLEAARTAGSRKTVFTSSCAVYGVPDSLPVGPDAPLRPRSPYAASKTTGETYMQAYRDLHGLDFTTLTLANVYGPRQTPEGEAGVISIFTAALLKGEPTIVFGDGSHTRDYVYVLDVVDAYARALAGGPSGRFNIGTGVQTSDRALHTLVARAAGAPDAPGSAPFRLGDLPAMALDPAPAREELGWRPTTALADGLEATVEWARSH, encoded by the coding sequence GTGCGCATCCTCGTCACCGGCGCCGCCGGGTTCATCGGATCTCATCTCGTCGATCGTCTGCTCGGCGACGGGCATGAGGTCGTGGCGGTCGACACCCTGGTGTCGGGGCACCGTGCGAACCTCGCCGACTCCGTCGAACTGCACGAGGTCGACGTCGCCGATCCGGCGTTCACCGCCCTGGCCGTCAAGACCGAACCCGAGGCCATCTGCCATCTCGCCGCGCAGGTGAGCGTCCGGGTGAGCGTGTCCGATCCGCTGCTGGACGCCCGCACGAACGTGCTCGGCACCATCAACGTGCTGGAGGCGGCCCGCACGGCGGGTTCCCGCAAGACGGTCTTCACCTCTTCCTGCGCCGTGTACGGCGTCCCGGACTCCCTGCCCGTCGGGCCGGACGCCCCGCTGCGCCCACGCTCCCCCTACGCGGCCTCCAAGACGACGGGCGAGACCTATATGCAGGCCTACCGCGACCTGCACGGCCTGGACTTCACGACGCTGACCCTCGCCAACGTGTACGGGCCGCGCCAGACCCCGGAGGGCGAGGCGGGCGTCATCTCCATCTTCACCGCGGCGCTGCTCAAGGGCGAGCCGACCATCGTGTTCGGCGACGGGAGCCACACCCGCGACTACGTGTACGTGCTCGACGTCGTCGACGCCTACGCCCGCGCCCTGGCCGGCGGCCCTTCCGGACGCTTCAACATCGGCACAGGTGTTCAGACGTCGGACCGTGCGCTGCACACGCTCGTCGCGCGGGCGGCGGGCGCGCCCGACGCCCCGGGCTCCGCGCCCTTCAGGCTGGGCGACCTGCCCGCGATGGCCCTCGACCCGGCTCCGGCCCGCGAGGAGCTCGGCTGGCGCCCCACGACGGCGCTGGCGGACGGCCTGGAGGCCACCGTGGAGTGGGCGCGCTCGCACTGA
- the cydD gene encoding thiol reductant ABC exporter subunit CydD, translated as MRPFDPRLARYARATVPYLLVCVVLGAAAAALVIAQSWLLAHAIAAFTVPAALLAVFAGRAVLAWLQEVAAHRASAGVKAQLRAAVLRAVTREGSAPGPSGALAALVTRGVDALDPYFSRYLPQLVLALVVPVAVVAALFTLDPASAVIVAVTLPLIPMFGFLIGTYTAARTRRQWRTLSLLAGHFGDVVAGLATLKVFGRARAQLREIERVSEEHRKATMSSLRIAFSSALVLELAATLSVAVVAVSIGLRLVHGGLPFETALFVLILAPEAYLPLRQVGTHFHAAQEGLAAAEEIFAALPDGAGGQAAPVPFPVQDGPPRVAVEGLVARPGLPPLDLVLEAGTGTALMAPSGTGKSSVAAVLLGLLVPHAGRVRLDGVELGEGTDWEGLRRTVAWMPQRPYLFPGTVAENIALAVPGAPADAVRAAALATGADPDKVLGENGHGLSAGQRQRVALARVHLRCALLPITLLLLDEPTAHLDTGTELDLAHGIERLAEGRTAMLITHRRGLADHADRTVVWDAAAQANENTKTGAFL; from the coding sequence ATGAGGCCCTTCGATCCGAGGCTGGCGCGGTACGCCCGGGCCACCGTCCCCTACCTCCTGGTCTGCGTCGTGCTGGGCGCCGCCGCCGCGGCGCTCGTCATCGCCCAGTCGTGGCTGCTCGCGCACGCGATCGCGGCCTTCACCGTCCCGGCGGCGCTGCTCGCGGTGTTCGCCGGGCGGGCCGTGCTCGCCTGGCTCCAGGAGGTCGCCGCGCACCGCGCGTCGGCGGGGGTCAAGGCGCAGCTGCGCGCGGCGGTGCTGCGCGCGGTCACCCGCGAGGGGAGCGCGCCCGGCCCGTCGGGTGCGCTCGCCGCCCTGGTGACGCGCGGCGTCGACGCCCTCGACCCGTACTTCTCCCGCTACCTCCCGCAGCTCGTGCTGGCCCTGGTCGTGCCCGTCGCGGTGGTCGCCGCGCTGTTCACCCTGGACCCGGCCTCGGCCGTCATCGTCGCGGTGACGCTGCCGCTCATCCCGATGTTCGGCTTCCTCATCGGCACCTACACCGCCGCGCGGACCCGGCGGCAGTGGCGCACGCTCAGCCTGCTGGCCGGGCACTTCGGCGACGTCGTCGCGGGGCTGGCCACGCTGAAGGTCTTCGGCCGGGCCCGCGCCCAGCTCCGCGAGATCGAGCGGGTGTCGGAGGAGCACCGCAAGGCGACCATGTCGTCACTGCGGATCGCCTTCAGCTCCGCGCTGGTGCTGGAACTCGCCGCGACGCTGTCGGTGGCGGTCGTCGCGGTCTCCATCGGCCTGCGGCTCGTGCACGGCGGCCTGCCGTTCGAGACCGCCCTGTTCGTGCTGATCCTCGCGCCCGAGGCGTACCTTCCGCTGCGCCAGGTCGGCACCCACTTCCACGCCGCTCAGGAGGGCCTGGCCGCCGCGGAGGAGATCTTCGCGGCCCTGCCCGACGGCGCCGGGGGGCAGGCCGCGCCCGTGCCGTTCCCGGTCCAGGACGGGCCGCCGCGCGTCGCCGTCGAGGGGCTCGTCGCCCGGCCGGGGCTGCCGCCGCTCGACCTAGTCCTGGAGGCGGGGACGGGCACCGCGCTCATGGCCCCGTCCGGGACGGGCAAGTCGAGCGTCGCCGCGGTCCTGCTCGGGCTGCTCGTCCCGCACGCCGGACGAGTCCGCCTCGACGGCGTGGAGCTGGGGGAGGGCACCGACTGGGAAGGGCTGCGCAGGACCGTCGCCTGGATGCCGCAGCGGCCCTACCTGTTCCCCGGGACCGTCGCGGAGAACATCGCGCTCGCCGTGCCGGGCGCGCCCGCCGACGCCGTCCGGGCCGCGGCCCTGGCCACCGGCGCGGACCCGGACAAGGTGCTGGGCGAGAACGGCCACGGGCTGTCGGCGGGACAGCGCCAGCGCGTCGCCCTCGCCCGGGTGCACCTGCGCTGCGCGCTCCTGCCGATCACCCTGCTGCTGCTAGACGAGCCCACCGCCCACCTCGACACCGGCACCGAGCTCGACCTCGCCCACGGGATCGAGCGGCTCGCCGAAGGGCGCACCGCCATGCTCATCACCCACCGGCGCGGCCTCGCCGACCACGCCGACCGGACCGTCGTCTGGGACGCCGCGGCCCAGGCGAACGAGAACACCAAGACGGGAGCGTTCCTGTGA
- the rsrA gene encoding mycothiol system anti-sigma-R factor — protein MSCGNEHATPCSEVLAKVYTYIDGELADASCAEVTEHLDECGPCLREYGLEEVVKKLVSKSCGCDPVPTDLKAKVLGRIESVLAGEEG, from the coding sequence ATGAGCTGCGGCAACGAGCACGCGACGCCATGTAGCGAGGTGCTCGCGAAGGTCTACACCTACATCGACGGCGAGCTGGCCGACGCGAGCTGCGCCGAGGTGACCGAGCACCTCGACGAGTGCGGGCCGTGCCTGCGCGAGTACGGCCTCGAAGAGGTGGTGAAGAAGCTGGTGAGCAAGTCCTGCGGCTGCGATCCGGTGCCCACCGACCTCAAGGCCAAGGTGCTGGGCCGCATCGAGAGCGTCTTGGCGGGCGAAGAAGGCTAG